A portion of the Bacillus thuringiensis genome contains these proteins:
- a CDS encoding cation:proton antiporter translates to MTNKMRINRGNYLQKWTGVNDPLIKVKVGADAMLFYFELVVILLCTKLAGDISVRLGQPSVLGKLIVGIIIGPAVLGIINSSELIDELSEIGVLLLMFMAGLETDLEELNRNLKSSFAVAAGGIIFPFIGGYVTGLLFGLMQSHAIFLGLLLCATSVSITVQTLRDLGKMNTRESTTILGAAVFDDVIVVILLAFVMSFLGTQDVNITLVIAKKIIFFVSIVFIAWKVVPWIMKMLVPLRVTEALISAALIICFSFSYYSEMMGIAGIIGAFAAGIAISQTEYKHEVEHKIEPIAYAIFVPVFFVSIGMEITFQGIGSQLWFIIIMTLIAIFTKLIGSGLGARLTGFNLQSSISIGAGMVSRGEVALIIAANGLTANLLAKENFTAIVIVVILTTIITPPLLKKYFV, encoded by the coding sequence ATGACAAATAAAATGCGGATCAATAGGGGAAACTACTTGCAGAAATGGACGGGGGTTAACGACCCACTGATTAAAGTTAAAGTAGGAGCAGATGCTATGTTATTTTATTTTGAACTTGTCGTCATTTTACTTTGTACGAAATTAGCTGGTGACATTAGTGTGAGACTTGGTCAGCCTTCTGTACTTGGTAAGTTAATTGTCGGTATTATTATCGGTCCAGCTGTACTCGGTATTATTAATAGTTCTGAACTAATTGATGAACTGAGTGAGATTGGTGTTTTGTTACTTATGTTTATGGCGGGACTTGAAACAGATTTAGAAGAGTTAAATCGGAATTTGAAATCGTCATTTGCAGTAGCGGCTGGTGGAATTATTTTTCCTTTCATCGGTGGTTATGTAACAGGATTGCTGTTTGGATTAATGCAGTCCCATGCCATTTTTTTAGGATTATTACTTTGCGCAACATCGGTTAGTATTACGGTGCAGACGCTACGTGATTTAGGAAAAATGAATACGAGGGAAAGTACAACAATTTTAGGTGCTGCCGTATTTGATGATGTCATTGTCGTTATTTTATTGGCATTTGTAATGAGTTTTTTAGGAACACAAGATGTAAATATAACACTTGTCATTGCAAAGAAAATTATTTTCTTTGTAAGTATTGTTTTTATTGCTTGGAAAGTCGTTCCTTGGATTATGAAAATGCTTGTCCCGCTTCGTGTAACAGAAGCGTTAATTAGCGCGGCTCTTATTATTTGCTTCTCTTTTTCTTATTACAGTGAAATGATGGGAATTGCAGGCATTATTGGAGCATTTGCAGCAGGAATTGCTATTTCTCAAACAGAGTATAAGCATGAAGTGGAACATAAAATTGAACCGATTGCTTATGCAATATTTGTTCCAGTATTCTTCGTAAGTATCGGAATGGAAATTACATTTCAAGGCATTGGAAGCCAGCTTTGGTTCATTATTATTATGACCCTCATTGCGATTTTCACAAAGTTAATTGGATCAGGTTTAGGAGCGAGATTGACAGGTTTTAATCTCCAATCTTCTATTAGTATTGGCGCGGGGATGGTATCACGTGGTGAAGTAGCACTTATCATCGCAGCAAATGGACTTACGGCGAATTTATTAGCGAAAGAAAATTTCACAGCGATTGTTATTGTTGTTATATTGACGACGATTATTACACCGCCACTTTTGAAGAAATATTTTGTATAG